A genomic window from Streptomyces sp. NBC_01429 includes:
- a CDS encoding CGNR zinc finger domain-containing protein, with protein MRYIGLRYIGRVLPPNDDWSTRHSVQATARRTVALVNVLSGDRPGPDTVAEVLRAHGESVPLPLSEEDVDQLRATALLLREVFAAPDTDGAARAVNGLLRRTAGAVRLTSHHGATPWHPHLDSDDEAPWGEWFLASSCLALTVLLWDRQRPPGGLCASPSCTDVLLTQGGGPPRRYCSRRCATRERVAAHRRSRG; from the coding sequence ATGCGTTACATCGGCCTGCGTTACATTGGCCGGGTGCTGCCCCCGAACGACGACTGGTCCACCCGCCACTCCGTCCAGGCCACGGCCCGCCGGACCGTCGCCCTGGTCAACGTCCTGTCCGGCGACCGTCCCGGCCCCGACACGGTCGCGGAGGTGCTGCGCGCACACGGCGAGAGCGTCCCGCTGCCGCTCTCCGAGGAGGACGTCGACCAACTGCGCGCCACCGCGCTGCTGTTGCGGGAGGTCTTCGCCGCCCCCGACACCGACGGCGCCGCCCGCGCGGTCAACGGCCTGCTGCGGCGCACCGCCGGCGCCGTACGCCTCACGTCCCACCACGGCGCCACCCCCTGGCATCCCCACCTCGACAGCGACGACGAAGCGCCCTGGGGCGAGTGGTTCCTCGCCTCGTCCTGCCTGGCGCTGACCGTCCTCCTCTGGGACCGGCAGCGCCCGCCCGGCGGCCTCTGCGCCTCGCCGAGCTGCACCGACGTCCTTCTCACCCAGGGCGGCGGACCACCGCGCCGCTACTGCTCGCGCCGGTGTGCGACACGCGAGCGCGTGGCCGCCCACCGCCGCTCCCGGGGCTGA
- a CDS encoding MFS transporter, giving the protein MRKRYATGVHLAGAAVARTGDEMSGPALLLAGLAVTGSAATASSLLAALTVSAAVGGPLLGVLLDRAVAPGRLLAGALAGYAAALVVVVMSLGRVPVAVPVLLAVAAGLLGPALSGGWTAQLPRVAGRAALPRATALDAMTFNFASLAGPALAGVVAGVVGGRAGVLVAAALICLALPSALALPPAGGRAPAAGAGRPEPLGRALADGFLAVVRNRPLARTTLTSVLSSVGAGLLVACCPPLAARDFGAAGRGALLLSGVAASALAANAVLARLRRQPRPDTVVWCGALALALALLCAAAGRPVLLAVAVVIAGIGEGPQLTAVFAVRHREAPERLRGRIFVIGASLKITGFALGAALAGPLAERSLPGALLAGAAVEVIAVLAFAAVRVGAGGRPRTPARPLTR; this is encoded by the coding sequence ATGCGAAAGCGTTACGCGACCGGGGTCCATCTCGCCGGGGCGGCGGTTGCCCGTACGGGGGACGAGATGTCGGGGCCCGCGCTGCTGCTGGCCGGGCTGGCGGTCACCGGTTCGGCGGCCACCGCCTCGTCGCTGCTCGCGGCCCTCACGGTGTCGGCGGCGGTGGGCGGTCCCCTCCTCGGCGTACTGCTGGACAGGGCGGTGGCGCCGGGGCGGCTGCTGGCCGGGGCGCTCGCCGGGTACGCGGCGGCGCTCGTGGTCGTGGTGATGAGCCTCGGGCGGGTGCCGGTGGCGGTTCCGGTGCTGCTCGCCGTGGCGGCGGGGCTGCTGGGCCCGGCCCTGTCCGGCGGCTGGACCGCTCAGCTGCCCCGGGTCGCCGGGCGCGCTGCGCTGCCGCGCGCCACCGCGCTCGACGCGATGACCTTCAACTTCGCGAGCCTGGCGGGCCCGGCGCTGGCCGGGGTGGTCGCCGGGGTGGTCGGGGGCCGGGCGGGGGTGCTGGTCGCCGCGGCGCTGATCTGCCTCGCGCTGCCGTCGGCGCTGGCCCTGCCCCCGGCCGGTGGGCGCGCGCCGGCGGCCGGCGCCGGGCGGCCGGAACCGCTGGGCCGCGCGCTGGCCGACGGGTTCCTGGCCGTCGTCCGCAACCGGCCGCTGGCCCGTACGACGCTCACCTCGGTGCTCTCCAGCGTGGGCGCCGGGCTGCTGGTCGCCTGCTGTCCGCCGCTCGCCGCGCGGGACTTCGGCGCGGCCGGCCGGGGCGCGCTGCTGCTCTCCGGTGTCGCCGCCTCGGCGCTCGCGGCCAACGCCGTACTCGCCCGCCTGCGAAGGCAGCCGCGCCCGGACACCGTGGTGTGGTGCGGGGCGCTGGCCCTGGCGCTCGCCCTGTTGTGCGCGGCGGCCGGCCGTCCCGTGCTCCTGGCCGTCGCGGTGGTGATCGCCGGAATCGGTGAAGGGCCTCAGCTCACCGCGGTGTTCGCGGTGCGCCACCGGGAGGCCCCCGAGCGGCTGCGCGGCCGGATCTTCGTCATCGGGGCGAGTCTGAAGATCACCGGATTCGCGCTGGGCGCCGCGCTCGCCGGGCCGCTGGCCGAACGGTCGCTGCCGGGCGCCCTGCTGGCCGGGGCCGCCGTCGAGGTGATCGCCGTGCTGGCCTTCGCCGCGGTACGGGTCGGCGCGGGCGGCCGCCCCCGTACCCCGGCCCGCCCCCTCACGCGTTGA
- a CDS encoding response regulator transcription factor, with product MRVVLAEDLFLLRQGLIQLLEAYEFEVVAAVDNGEDLSAALVAHRPDIAIVDVRLPPTFTTEGLKAALRARSELPGLPILVLSQHVEQMYARELLADGTGGIGYLLKDSVFDSDEFVDAIRRVAAGGTAMDPAVVAQLMVSHARDEPLGTLTARERGVLELMAEGCSNNAIAGRLHISEGAAAKHISSIFAKLLLPQDSDSNRRVLAVLAYLNA from the coding sequence GTGCGCGTTGTCCTCGCCGAAGACCTCTTCCTCCTGAGGCAGGGGCTCATCCAGCTGCTGGAGGCATACGAGTTCGAGGTGGTGGCCGCCGTCGACAACGGCGAGGACCTGTCGGCCGCGCTCGTCGCACACCGGCCCGACATCGCCATCGTGGACGTCCGGCTGCCGCCGACCTTCACCACCGAGGGACTGAAGGCCGCCCTACGGGCCCGGAGCGAACTGCCGGGGCTGCCGATCCTGGTGCTCTCCCAGCACGTCGAGCAGATGTACGCGCGCGAACTGCTGGCGGACGGCACGGGCGGGATCGGCTATCTCCTCAAGGACAGTGTGTTCGACAGCGACGAGTTCGTCGACGCCATCCGCAGGGTCGCGGCCGGCGGTACGGCCATGGACCCGGCGGTCGTAGCCCAGCTGATGGTCAGTCACGCCCGCGACGAGCCCCTCGGCACCCTCACCGCACGCGAGCGCGGTGTGCTGGAACTCATGGCGGAGGGCTGCTCCAACAACGCCATCGCCGGGCGGCTGCACATCAGCGAGGGGGCCGCCGCCAAACACATCTCCAGCATCTTCGCCAAACTCCTGCTGCCGCAGGACAGCGACAGCAACCGCCGGGTCCTCGCGGTCCTCGCCTACCTCAACGCGTGA
- a CDS encoding sensor histidine kinase codes for MSERPWAGPLAAVRARTRTAGTDTLVGIAVASGALASVCLFLVTTYFVGLFVIGIGAAALPVVTGAVRRLCDANRRVAGRYGVPIGDPYRPEPEFEKDIVGWMRRCKWILTDPASWRDLLWLLLNSAAGLIGFVPAAVLYYALEGLALAGGLWQPVLRAGGGGRWYCLVPVDSWLSALAAGVLAVGVLALWTRTSRLPLVAHAHFTRFLLGPTERAVLASRVRHLAETRSGALDTQAAELRRIERDLHDGAQARLVGLGMTLGAVDRHLDANPQEARRLLRDARTSSVLALRELRDLVRGIHPPVLAERGLADALRALGLASPLPVETSVDIPGELPQPVESAVYFSVSELLTNALKHSGAEHVTMDARYEDGALRARVTDDGQGGATAGLGSGLDGIRRRLATFDGTLHISSPPGGPTVMNMEIPCALSSPKTSSS; via the coding sequence ATGAGCGAGCGGCCGTGGGCCGGGCCACTGGCCGCCGTGCGTGCCCGTACCCGCACGGCGGGCACCGACACCCTGGTGGGAATCGCCGTCGCGTCCGGCGCGCTGGCCTCGGTCTGTCTCTTCCTGGTGACCACCTACTTCGTGGGCCTGTTCGTCATCGGCATCGGCGCCGCCGCGCTGCCGGTGGTCACCGGAGCGGTCCGGCGGCTGTGCGACGCCAACCGGCGCGTCGCGGGCCGGTACGGGGTGCCGATCGGCGACCCGTACCGGCCGGAGCCCGAGTTCGAGAAGGACATCGTCGGATGGATGCGCCGCTGCAAGTGGATCCTCACCGACCCGGCCAGCTGGCGCGATCTGCTGTGGCTGCTGCTCAACAGTGCCGCCGGGCTGATCGGCTTCGTACCCGCCGCCGTCCTCTACTACGCGCTGGAGGGGCTCGCGCTGGCCGGCGGCCTGTGGCAGCCCGTCCTGCGGGCCGGCGGCGGTGGACGCTGGTACTGCCTGGTCCCGGTCGACAGCTGGCTCAGCGCGCTGGCGGCCGGAGTACTCGCCGTCGGGGTCCTCGCCCTCTGGACGCGGACCAGCAGGCTGCCCCTCGTCGCGCACGCCCACTTCACCCGCTTCCTGCTCGGACCGACCGAGCGGGCCGTCCTCGCCTCCCGGGTCAGGCATCTGGCCGAGACCCGGTCCGGCGCGCTGGACACCCAGGCCGCCGAACTGCGCCGGATCGAACGCGATCTGCACGACGGCGCCCAGGCCAGGCTGGTCGGTCTCGGCATGACCCTCGGCGCCGTCGACCGGCACCTCGACGCCAACCCGCAGGAGGCGCGCCGACTGCTGCGGGACGCGCGCACCTCCTCCGTACTGGCCCTGCGCGAACTGCGCGACCTCGTACGCGGGATCCATCCGCCGGTCCTCGCCGAGCGGGGGCTCGCCGACGCGCTGCGCGCCCTGGGACTCGCGAGCCCGCTGCCGGTCGAGACCTCGGTGGACATCCCCGGCGAGCTGCCGCAGCCCGTCGAGTCCGCCGTCTACTTCTCCGTGTCGGAACTGCTCACCAACGCGCTGAAGCACTCGGGCGCCGAACACGTCACGATGGACGCCCGGTACGAGGACGGCGCGCTGCGCGCCCGCGTCACCGACGACGGGCAGGGCGGCGCCACCGCCGGGCTGGGCAGCGGCCTCGACGGCATCCGCCGCAGGCTGGCCACCTTCGACGGAACCCTGCACATCAGCAGTCCCCCCGGCGGTCCGACCGTCATGAACATGGAGATACCGTGCGCGTTGTCCTCGCCGAAGACCTCTTCCTCCTGA
- a CDS encoding FtsX-like permease family protein, producing MLAFRTLRFRKTSFVATFVSMFLGAAIVMACGGLIETGIRMAAPAQRLAAAPIVVTGQQDHDSTALTERGRIDAGLVEKVAAVPGVEKAIGDVSFPASVLTEDGRVAGGSDASYGHGWDSAELAPYRLTSGKAPAADDEVVLDAGLAAASGAKAGSGVDVVVSGVTRTFVVTGVAAPRSDAVERSSLFFSGPRSARLATESGRIDSIGVLPAPGTDLAALTDRVKSAVGDGATVLTGERRGLAELPGTLASQKTVTILGAIFGSFAVLVVMFGVASTLALSLQQRQREMALLRAIGTTPAQIRRMIVGETAALSLLATGLAIVPGFFLGEALFSVLTGSGVVSAEITFHEGRIPIAAGALVAIVAALGATLFAGRHAARTDPVAALAESAVQARWFTPARLILALFFLVNGIALAFVTATVMDDGPTLASTAGPASVLFSIGLALLAPGITKAIVVTIGRPVKLVSGMSGYLAVRNATTSNVRMAGAVAPIVLLVAIATGTLYMQSTEDEVSASSYSDNVLADYVLNSSTGGFAAGAVDRARAVSGVSGASELVTSNGFVDKNGGSETELYGVSSADAAKVLALDTVSGSLGDLDGNTVALSKKQAEKYGVGVGDTLPIHFGDGAGAAPKVVALYADNPQQEYLLLPSRTLAPHTIDGLPHQILIRADAGAADRLGAELDTLAASLPGTRVADRSTLTSENNQIQQILVSANYTIVAMIVGYAAITVVNTLVAVTRKRQGEFGLQRLTGATRAQVIGMLSVEGGLVAFIATVLGTLAAATTIVPYSLVKTGSPMPLGSIGIYLAIVGGALVLIFGATLVPSWRGMRTPPIETLTKAA from the coding sequence ATGCTCGCGTTTCGCACACTGAGGTTCCGTAAGACCAGCTTCGTCGCGACCTTCGTCTCGATGTTCCTGGGTGCCGCGATCGTCATGGCCTGCGGCGGGCTGATCGAGACCGGGATCCGGATGGCGGCGCCCGCCCAGCGGCTGGCCGCCGCGCCGATCGTGGTGACCGGTCAGCAGGACCACGACTCCACGGCGCTGACGGAGCGCGGCCGGATCGACGCGGGCCTGGTCGAGAAGGTCGCCGCCGTCCCCGGGGTGGAGAAGGCCATCGGCGATGTCTCCTTCCCGGCCTCCGTACTGACCGAGGACGGCCGGGTCGCCGGCGGGTCCGACGCGTCGTACGGGCACGGCTGGGACAGCGCCGAGCTGGCCCCGTACCGGCTGACCAGCGGCAAGGCGCCCGCCGCCGACGACGAGGTCGTCCTCGACGCCGGGCTGGCCGCCGCCTCCGGCGCGAAGGCCGGCTCCGGCGTCGACGTCGTCGTGTCGGGCGTCACCCGGACCTTCGTGGTGACGGGTGTCGCCGCGCCCCGGAGCGACGCTGTCGAACGCTCCTCGCTGTTCTTCTCCGGCCCGCGGTCCGCGCGGCTGGCCACCGAGAGCGGCAGGATCGACTCCATCGGCGTGCTGCCCGCCCCCGGCACCGACCTCGCCGCGCTCACCGACCGGGTGAAGTCGGCCGTCGGCGACGGCGCGACGGTCCTCACCGGTGAACGGCGCGGCCTCGCCGAGCTGCCGGGCACCCTCGCCAGCCAGAAGACGGTCACCATCCTCGGGGCGATCTTCGGCAGCTTCGCCGTCCTGGTCGTCATGTTCGGTGTCGCCTCGACGCTGGCGCTCTCCCTCCAGCAGCGGCAGCGCGAGATGGCGCTGCTGCGCGCCATCGGCACCACGCCCGCCCAGATCCGCCGGATGATCGTCGGAGAGACCGCCGCGCTGTCGCTGCTGGCGACGGGGCTGGCGATCGTGCCCGGATTCTTCCTCGGCGAGGCGCTGTTCTCCGTGCTCACCGGCAGCGGTGTGGTGTCGGCGGAGATCACCTTCCACGAGGGCCGGATCCCCATCGCGGCCGGCGCGCTCGTGGCGATCGTCGCGGCGCTGGGCGCCACCCTGTTCGCCGGCCGGCACGCGGCGCGCACCGATCCCGTCGCCGCGCTCGCCGAGAGCGCCGTCCAGGCCCGCTGGTTCACCCCCGCCCGGCTGATCCTCGCGCTGTTCTTCCTCGTCAACGGGATCGCCCTGGCGTTCGTCACGGCGACGGTCATGGACGACGGCCCGACGCTCGCGAGCACCGCGGGACCTGCCTCCGTGCTCTTCTCCATCGGCCTCGCGCTGCTCGCCCCCGGCATCACCAAGGCGATCGTCGTGACGATCGGCCGGCCCGTGAAGCTGGTGTCGGGGATGTCCGGCTACCTCGCCGTCCGCAACGCCACCACCAGCAATGTGCGGATGGCGGGCGCCGTCGCGCCGATCGTGCTGCTCGTCGCGATCGCCACCGGCACCCTCTACATGCAGTCGACGGAGGACGAGGTCTCGGCGAGCAGCTACTCGGACAACGTCCTGGCCGACTACGTACTCAACTCCTCCACCGGCGGCTTCGCGGCCGGCGCCGTGGACCGGGCCCGCGCGGTGTCCGGTGTGTCCGGCGCCTCCGAACTCGTCACCTCCAACGGGTTCGTCGACAAGAACGGCGGCTCCGAGACCGAGCTGTACGGGGTGTCCAGTGCCGACGCGGCGAAGGTCCTCGCCCTCGACACCGTCTCCGGATCGCTCGGAGACCTGGACGGCAACACCGTCGCCCTGTCGAAGAAGCAGGCCGAGAAGTACGGCGTCGGTGTCGGCGACACCCTGCCCATCCACTTCGGCGACGGTGCCGGGGCCGCCCCGAAGGTCGTCGCCCTCTACGCCGACAACCCGCAGCAGGAGTATCTGCTGCTGCCCTCCCGTACGCTCGCCCCGCACACCATCGACGGCCTGCCGCACCAGATCCTGATCCGGGCGGACGCGGGCGCCGCCGACCGGCTCGGCGCGGAACTCGACACCCTCGCTGCGTCGTTGCCGGGCACCCGGGTCGCCGACCGGTCCACACTGACCAGCGAGAACAACCAGATCCAGCAGATCCTCGTGTCGGCGAACTACACGATCGTCGCCATGATCGTCGGATACGCGGCGATCACCGTGGTCAACACCCTGGTGGCGGTGACCCGCAAGCGGCAGGGCGAGTTCGGACTGCAGCGGCTGACCGGCGCCACCCGGGCCCAGGTGATCGGCATGCTGAGCGTCGAGGGCGGACTCGTCGCCTTCATCGCGACCGTGCTCGGCACCCTCGCCGCCGCCACGACCATCGTCCCGTACAGCCTCGTCAAGACCGGCTCCCCGATGCCGCTCGGCTCGATCGGCATCTATCTGGCGATCGTCGGGGGCGCGCTCGTGCTGATCTTCGGCGCGACGCTGGTGCCCTCCTGGCGCGGGATGCGCACCCCGCCCATCGAGACACTGACGAAGGCCGCGTGA
- a CDS encoding ABC transporter ATP-binding protein produces the protein MHTRDNSREAVAVRLQAVRKIYGKGDNEVAALKELTMSFGTGTFTAVMGPSGSGKSTFLHCAAGLVQPTSGSVLVGGTDLAELDEVRLTKLRRDRIGFIFQSFNLLPALTVMQNIVLPLQLAGKRPDKSQIRNVVDRVGLSERLGHLPGQLSGGQQQRVAIARALVMRPAVVFADEPTGALDTRSAAAVLGLLRESVTSIGQTLVMVTHDPVAASYADRVVFLADGRFVGELHRPTAEAVAARMTRLGAWDDDAFQSAPAVAEGRR, from the coding sequence GTGCACACACGGGACAACAGTCGAGAAGCGGTGGCGGTGCGGCTTCAGGCCGTCAGGAAGATCTACGGCAAGGGCGACAACGAGGTGGCCGCGCTCAAGGAACTGACCATGAGCTTCGGCACCGGCACCTTCACCGCGGTGATGGGACCGTCGGGATCCGGCAAGAGCACGTTCCTGCACTGCGCCGCCGGTCTCGTCCAGCCCACCTCGGGCTCGGTACTCGTCGGTGGCACGGACCTCGCGGAGCTGGACGAGGTGCGGCTGACCAAGCTGCGCCGTGACCGGATCGGCTTCATCTTCCAGTCGTTCAACCTGCTGCCGGCGCTGACGGTGATGCAGAACATCGTCCTGCCGCTCCAACTGGCCGGAAAGCGGCCGGACAAGAGCCAGATCCGCAACGTGGTGGACCGGGTGGGGCTCTCCGAGCGCCTCGGCCATCTGCCCGGCCAGCTCTCCGGCGGCCAGCAGCAGCGGGTGGCCATCGCCCGCGCGCTGGTCATGCGGCCCGCGGTGGTGTTCGCGGACGAGCCGACCGGCGCGCTGGACACCCGGAGCGCGGCGGCGGTGCTCGGACTGCTGCGGGAGTCCGTCACCTCTATCGGCCAGACCCTCGTCATGGTCACCCACGACCCGGTGGCCGCCTCGTACGCCGACCGCGTGGTGTTCCTCGCCGACGGCCGGTTCGTCGGGGAGCTGCACCGGCCCACCGCCGAGGCCGTCGCCGCGCGGATGACCCGTCTGGGTGCCTGGGACGACGACGCGTTCCAGTCGGCTCCCGCCGTCGCGGAAGGCCGACGCTGA